The DNA window CCAGAACAACAAGATGCGTTGAATATGGCGGCGGACGATCTTAACCAACGGTTGCAAGATCTTAAAGTTCGCACTAGAGTCTCCAATACTGAGCAACTGGTTTTCATCGCGGCATTGAACGTCTGTCACGAACTTGCTCAAGAACGGTTGAAAACCCGTGACTATGCGTCCAATATGGAACAACGCATACGGATGCTGCAGCAGACCATTGAACAAGCGCTGCTTGAACAAGGTCGCATCTCTGAACGTCAGGATGCACAATTCGAATAACTTAAGTTGTTGAAATCAAAGTTTCGGCAACGAGTACAAAATTTCTCTGAGATGTTCGCCAGCGGGCCAGTCCCCTGAGCCGATATTTAGTACAAACAGAATGTGTTGCTCCGCGATCGGTGAGCACGCTCGGTGCGCCGAGAAGCCTTAAGATTGCGACGGCACGTTCACCTTGAACCATGGGTTCAAGGGTTACAGCCTGCGACGGCATCTCGGAGATTCCCCTTCTCAGCGGTTTATGTGTGCTGAACGCCACACTGAGCAAGCCTGATACGATGCCTTTTCAACCCCAATTCGCGCAGCAGCGCCAAGCCATTCGTCAACTCATTCGCCAACGTCGGCGCGAGCTTACGCCGGGCCAACAACACTTTGCCGCAGACAAGATAGCCGAACGCCTCGTCGCGCACGCACGTATTCAGGCAGCGCACAGCATCGCGGTATTTTTGTCGTTTGACGGTGAACTCGACACCAGGCCGCTGATCGAGCAACTGTGGACCCTCAGCAAACGGG is part of the Serratia marcescens genome and encodes:
- the zapA gene encoding cell division protein ZapA gives rise to the protein MSAQPVDIQIFGRSLRVNCPPEQQDALNMAADDLNQRLQDLKVRTRVSNTEQLVFIAALNVCHELAQERLKTRDYASNMEQRIRMLQQTIEQALLEQGRISERQDAQFE